A window of the Verrucomicrobiota bacterium genome harbors these coding sequences:
- a CDS encoding HD domain-containing protein, with the protein MFSERFEAALVYANQIHAGQVRRKTGMPYIAHLLGVTGIVLEHGGTEEEAIGALLHDAVEDAGGPGRLEDICGRFGAKVAEIVHGCTDSDAMPRPPWRERKTAYLEHLPQASDSVRLVSAADKLHNARALLRTYRKIGETVFERYSGGKAGTLWYYRALVNAFQAAGPRSIAEELDRVVAEIETLKRDQG; encoded by the coding sequence ATCTTCTCCGAGCGGTTCGAGGCCGCTTTGGTCTACGCCAACCAGATTCATGCCGGTCAGGTGCGCCGAAAGACGGGTATGCCCTACATCGCGCATTTGCTCGGCGTCACCGGCATCGTGCTCGAACATGGCGGCACGGAGGAGGAAGCCATCGGCGCGCTCCTTCACGATGCCGTGGAGGATGCCGGCGGGCCCGGACGGCTGGAAGATATTTGCGGGCGTTTCGGCGCCAAAGTGGCCGAGATCGTCCACGGTTGCACCGACTCGGACGCGATGCCGCGCCCGCCGTGGCGCGAGCGGAAAACGGCTTACCTGGAGCATTTGCCGCAGGCGAGCGATTCCGTCCGGCTCGTTTCCGCGGCGGACAAATTGCACAACGCCCGGGCCCTGCTTCGGACGTATCGAAAGATCGGCGAAACCGTTTTCGAGCGTTACAGCGGCGGCAAAGCCGGGACGCTTTGGTACTATCGGGCGCTGGTCAATGCGTTCCAGGCCGCGGGGCCGCGTTCGATCGCGGAAGAACTGGACCGAGTCGTGGCGGAGATCGAAACGCTGAAACGGGATCAGGGGTGA